The nucleotide sequence GCAGCGTCTTCCGCTTCATCCTGCCGGCCCTGGCCGGGCAGGCGGCGAAAACGGCCGAGGCGGCCTGCCCGGCCAGAGCCGCGCCAGCGACCCGAGGCGACGCATCCCGGGTGCTGGTGGTGGACGACGACGCCGCCGTGCGGCGCTATCTCGAAACCGTGCTGGCCGAGGGCGGCTACGCCGTGGCCACGGCCAGCGGCGGGGTCGAGGCGCTGCGGCTGGCCGCCGCCTGGAAACCCGGCTGCATCACCATGGACCTGCACATGCCGGGTATGGACGGCCGGGAGGCCATCCGCCGGCTGCGGGCCGAGCCGGCCACCCGGGACATTCCGGTGATGGTGCTGACCGTGGCTTCCAGCCGCGAACGGGCCGCCAGCGGGGCCGACGCGGTTCTGGCCAAGCCCGTGGACGAGGAGGCGCTGTTGGCGGCCGTGCGCAACCTGCTGGAAGGCCCGGGCGAGGACGACGCGCGCCCATGCCTGATCTACGCCGACGACGGCGGCCGGCGGCTGTCGCGGCGGTTCCTGCTGTGCCCGGGCGAGGTGACGTCGGTGGGCGAGGAACCCGGGTTGTGGCAGGCGTTGGACAAGGGCTTTTGCGGCACGGTCTTTGTGCCGGCCTCGCGGGGCCACGACCTCGACCTGGGCAAGCTCAGCGCCTATCCAGGCGTATGCGTGATCATCATTCCCGACTGACGCGCACACCCGAAAGGCAAGCTCGGCGGCGGTTCCGGCGGTTAACGGGCGTTTTTTGCCGTTCCGGCTCTTGACTGGCCGGCCGGGCCGCTTACTTTTTTGGCGCTCGCCCGCGGCGAGTGCTGCCGGGGCGGCCCCGGCCATGGCTTCGGCCCTTGACAAACCCGGGCCGAAGGTGGACTTGTTGCGGCCGGATTTCACGGCCCTAAGGCGTAAGCGGAGAGGATCATGCCCATCTACGAATACAAATGCACCAAATGCGGCAAGGAATTCGAAGTGCTTCAACGCAGCTTCGACGTGGACGAAGCGCCCTGCGAACACTGCGGCGCTCCCGGCAAGCGCTTCATGTCCAACACCTCGTTCGTGCTCAAGGGCACGGGCTGGTACGTGACCGACTACAAGGCCAACGGCGGTTGCAGCGCTTCGGGCAACGCGGCCAACGGGTCCAACGGTTCGGCCAAGCCCGCCGACGCCCCGGCCGCCGAAGCAGCGGCTCCGGCCTCGCCCTGCGCTTCCGGCGGCTGTTCGTCCTGCCCGAGCGCCTCCGCGTCCAGCGCCGACGCCTAGACCGCTCCCGCTCCGATTTTTGCTTCGTCGCGCCGGTCCGACAGGGCTGGCGCGACGGGTTTTTTTGCGTCCTTCGAACACCTTGGACGCCTATTCCCGACCCGCCATCCGGCCGGACGGCTCCCTCCCATTCCGGGTAACCCCGGGCGACCCACGCGGCGCAGCCGCCAGCGATCCCGCGCCCAAGGGGCTTGGCGCGTTCGCGCCCTCCGACGAAATATCCTTTCTCCGTCCGCTCCGAGTGGGGTATCCAAAGGGGCTCAGCCCCTTTGGCCGCCGGAGCATTCTTTATTCTCGCCCTCTTATCACTCTCCCCAGCTACAATCCCAGCAATCGACGTACGGTCGCCAACCCCAGGCGTTCTTCCAGCACGTCGGCCAGCCGGTCCAGGGCCGGGTCGATGTCGTAGGGCGTCAGCCGGGTGATGGGTTCCTGACCCCGGCGCTGGCGCAGGGTGTTGAGGAACTGGCGGCGGAAGGCGTCGGCGTCGAAGAGGCCGTGCAGGTAGGCACCCCAAATGGGCGCGTCTTTTCGGGCGTAGGCCAGGGGTTGGCCGTCGGCCCGGGCGGCGATGATGTCCAGGGCGGCGGCGTCCCCTTGAATAATGGTGATGCCGTGGTGGATTTCGTAGCCGTGAAGGGGCAGCTTTGATGGCGTGTGGACGGCATCGGTGGCGGTCAGGGTTTTTTCGGCGGCCAGGCGGGTGGTGAGCGGCAGCAGGCCCAGGCCGGCGGTGTGGCCGCGATCCGATTCCAGACCCAGGGGATCGGCCACGGTCTCGCCGAGCATTTGCAGCCCGGCGCAGATGCCGACGATTTCGGTTGTGCCGGCGGCGGCCAGTGTGGTCAGGGCGGCGGCCAGGCCGGAATCCTGGAGCCAGGCCAGGTCGGCCAGGGTGTTCTTGCTGCCAGGCAGCAGCACGGCGTCGGGCCGGCCGAGCTTACCGGCCTCGCGCACCCGGCGTAGGCGCGTGTCGGGTTCCACGGCCAGGGCGTCGCAGTCCGTGGCGTTGGAGAGATGCGGCAGGTCGATGACCGCGATGTCGAGGAGCGTCGGGTCGGCCGGCGGGGTATCGGGCAGGGACTGGCCGTCCTTGAAGGTGACCGAGTCCTCGTCGGGCAGGCCCAGATCGGACAGGAAGGGGACCACGGCCAGCACGCCCTGTCCGGTGCGCTGGGCGAGGTAGTCGTTGGCCGGGGCCAACAGCGTGGCGTCGCCCCGGAAGCGGTTGAGCACATAGCCGGCGACGAGCGCCCGTTCGGCTTCGGGCAGGCATTCCATGGTGCCCAGCAGCCCGGCGTAGGCGCCGCCCCGGTCGATGTCGGCGGCCAGCAGCACGCTGGCCCCGGCATGGCGGGCCATGGCCATGTTGACGATGTCATGGGCCTTGAGATTGACCTCGGCCGGGCTGCCGGCTCCTTCGAGCACCATGACGTCGGCCTGGCCGGCCAGGGCGTCGTAGGCCTCCCGGGCGGCGGCGAAGGCCGTGGGTTTGTAGGCGATGTAGTCCGCCACGCGCATGGTTCCGACCGGTTTGCCAAGGACAATGACCTGGGAGCCGAGGTCCGAGGTGGGCTTTAAAAGGATGGGGTTCATGCGCGCGTCCGGGGCCAGCCGGCAGGCTCGGGCCTGGACGATCTGCGCCCGGCCCATTTCCAGGCCGTCGGCCGTGACTCCGGAATTGAGCGACATGTTTTGCGATTTAAACGGCGCGACCTTGTAGCCGGCCCGGGCCAGCAGCCGGCACAGGCCGGCGGTGAGCACGGATTTGCCGGCGCTGGAGGTGGTCCCTTGGACCATAAGCGCCGGGGTCTTGGGCCGGGGGCGGGAGGCGGGCATGGGGCAGGCGGCCAGCACGGCGGCCAGGGCGTCCAGGATGCGGTCGGTCTCGGCCTCGGGGCGCACGGCCAGGCGCAGGTAGCGGTCGGAAAGGCCGGAAAAATTGGTGCAGTCGCGAAGGGCCACGCCGTGTTCAGTTAAGAGGCGGCGGCAGACCTCCGGGGCGTTGGGGCCGGAAAGCGACAGCCGGGCCAGCAGGAAATTGGCCTGGCTCGGGAAGACCGTGAGGCCAAGGCCGGCCAGCCCTTCGGCCAGCCGCTGGCGCAGGCCGGGCAGGGCGGCCCGGGTATCCTCCAGAAAGGTCCTGTCGGCCAGGGCGCGCAGGCCCACGGCCTGGGGGAGGGTTCCCACCGACCACGGGGCCAGGGTGCGGCGCACCCAGTCGGCCAGATCGGGGCTGGCGGCGAGCAGCCCCAGGCGCAGGCCGGGTATGGCGAAGCTTTTGGTGAGCGAGAGCAGCACGGCCACGTTGTGGGGCCGGTCCTCGCCGGCCAGGCTCGTAAAGCCGGGCACGAAGTCGGCAAAGGCCTCGTCCACCAAAAACAGGCTCTGGGGGTGACGGCCGGCCAGCTCAATGATGGCGGTGGCGTCGGTGACGACGCCGGTGGGGTTGGCGGGGCTGGCGATGACAACCAGGGAGGGCGAGCGCAGCACGGCCTCGATGCGGTCGAGCTGGGGGGCGAAGCCGTCGAATTCCGAGCCGGGCAGCCGGCGCACGTCCATGCCGGACTTGTGGCAGGCCACGGCGTAGTCGGTGTAGGCCGGGGAGGGGATGACCGCCCGGGCCAGGCCGGTGCAGCGCGGCAGGGCGAAAAGGAGTTGGCTTGTGCCGTTGCCGGCCACGAAATGGGAGGCTGGCGCGCCGTAGCGGGCCGAGGCGGCCTCAAGGAGCGCGGTGCAGTCCGGGTCCGGGTAGTGGACGAGGTCGGCGACGGCGGCGCTTAAGACGTCGCGCAGCCAGGGCGGCGGCCCCAGCGGATTGATGCTGGCCGAGGCGTCGAGGATTTCGGATGGGTCGCGTCCGGCCTCGGCGGCCAGGGCGCGCAGATTGCCGCCGTGGGGAAAAGCTTTTTCTTTCAATTAATTGACTGCTTTTTGCGGCATCACCAGCACGAGATGCCAGCCCGTGGCGCGAAGGCGCGCCGCCAGCACCATGTCCTTGCCCGAGACAAAGGCCATGGGCCACTTCTTTTCTGTTTCGGCCCGTTCGATGACGGCCTCGCCGATGGCGTTCAGGCCGTCGTCGGGCGAGTCCTCGGCCTTTTCCAGGCCCATGGCGGCCAGCCCCCGGTCGGCCCGGAAATAGACCACGGCCTCCTCGGCCTTGGCGTTTATGGCGTCGATGGCGGCGGCGAGCCGGGGGTCGCTGACGGCGATGGCCTTGCCGCGCCGGTTCATCAGAAAGGCCCGCGCGCCGGGGATGGCGGCCAGATCGGCCATGACCCGGCCGGAGAGCTGGCTGATGGTGACGTCTCGCGACGACACGGCGAGTAGCGTCTCGCCGTCGTAGACCGGGCAGGACACCGTGACCATCATGCCGTCGCCGGCCAGATCGAGGTAGGGCGACTGCCAGCCGCAGGCCTTGGCCGCGAAATCGGCGGCGGTGTAAAAGTCCTTGTCCGTGGGCTTATAATTGTTGACGGCCTCCACCAGGGGCAGGGTGGGGTAGATGGCGAATCCCTGGTCCGGGGTGGTCAGGTAGACCCAGGAGTAGGGCAGCGCGCCGTAGCCGGCGGCCATGGCCGGGGCGAGGCTGCCCAGGGCGGCCAGCTCCCGGAAGAGATTGTCGGAGAAGTTTTCGCCGTCGTAGAAATAGAGGGACTGGCAGGGGGCCTTGGCGGCCGGGTCCGGGCCGCAGGGGCCTTGGAGGTCGCGGAAAGCGACCGTGCCGTCCTTGACGGCGTAGCTTTGCAGCAGCCGGCCACGGTCCTCGGGGACCATGGCCGGGGTGGCCCGGAAGAGTTCCTTGTAGGCCGCGCCAAGGCTTTTGGCGCTTTGCTCCACGGCGGCAAGCGCATCGTCGAGGCGGCCGGCGGCGCTGGCGGCCAGGGCCAGGGCGAACTTCGGCGGCGCGGCCTGGGCGGCTGGGGCGTTGGCCGGGCACAGCAGGCAGCAGGCGAGGATGATTCCGAAAGCGGCGGTCGCGAAACGCATGGCGGCTGCCTCCTTGGCGGTCACTGCATGATGAGATGCCAGAACACGGAAAAAAGCCCAAGGATCATGCCGACCACGGCCACGGTGAAGACGATGTCCGGGATCGGCGAAAAGGTCTTGGCGCCGGTGTTGATGCAGCGTCGGATGTACCAGAAGCGCCACACGGCCACAACCATGACCAAAACACCCACGCCGAAGGTGGACAGCGTCACGGTCTCGGTGTGCAGGTGCTTGTGGGCCATGCCCTCGAACATGGGCACGTTTTGCAGCTGGCGGATGAAGAAGTCGAAGCGCTCGATGACGAAGCTGAAGCCAAAAAGTGCCAGTCCCGTGCGGCACCAGGCCAGAAACGTGCGTTCGTTGGCCAGGTGGTTGCGCTGCCAGGCCAGGAGCACCTGGGGGTTGGTGAGGTCGTAGGGCCGGGCGTCCGGGGCGGCGGAAGCGGCCGGTTGCGGGGCAGGGGCGTCGGTCATGGGGCCTCCGATGTCGGCGTGAATCTAGACCAGCCGGGGACGGGGGGCAAGGCGCGGGAGGGCGGCAGGCTGGCGACGGTGAAACGGCCTCTGGTCGTCGCAAAAAAAACGGGGGCCGCGCCAGCGCGCGGCCCCCGTGACGGTAACGTGGAGGAAACGGGTCGGCTAGTACATGCCGCCCATGCCGCCCATGCCGCCGCCGGGCATCGGGGGCATGTCCTTTTTCGGCTCGGGCTTCTCGGCGATGGCCGCCTCGGTGGTCAGGAGCAGGCCGGCCACGGAGGAGGAGTTCTGCAGGGCGATGCGGGTGACCTTTTTGGGGTCGATGACACCGGCCTTGATCAGGTCTTCGTATTCGCCGGTGGCGGCGTTGAAGCCGAAGCCGTCCTTGCCGTCGCGCACTTTGGCCACGACGATGGAGCCTTCGAAGCCGGCGTTGCCGGAGATCTGGCGCAGGGGCTCTTCGATGGCGCGGCGCACGATCTCGATGCCGGACTGCTCGTCGTCGTCCACGGCCTTGATGCCGGTCAGGCTCTTGACGCAGCGCACGAGAGCGACGCCGCCGCCAGGAACGATGCCTTCCTCAACGGCCGCGCGGGTGGCGTTGAGGGCGTCCTCGACGCGGGCTTTCTTTTCCTTCATCTCGGTCTCGGTGGCCGCGCCGACATTGATGACGGCCACGCCGCCGACGATCTTGGCCAGACGCTCCTGCAGCTTTTCCTTGTCGTAGCTGGAGGTGGTCTCTTCGATCTGGGCGCGGATCTGCTTGACCCGGGCCTTGATCTTGTCGCCGTCGCCAGCGCCGTCAACGATGGTGGAATTTTCCTTGTCCACGATGACGCGCTTGGCCTTGCCGAGGTCGGCCAGGGTCATGTTCTCGAGCTTGATGCCCAGGTCTTCGGACACGCACTGGCCGCCGGTCAGGGTGGCGATGTCCTCGAGCATGGCCTTGCGGCGGTCGCCGAAGCCCGGGGCCTTGACGGCGCAAACCTGCAGGGTGCCGCGCAGCTTGTTGACGACCAGGGTGGCCAGGGCCTCGCCCTCGATGTCTTCAGCCACGATCAGCAGCGGGCGGCTCATCTTGGCAACCTGCTCCAGGACGGGCAGCAGATCCTTCATGGCGGTGATCTTCTTCTCGTTAATCAGGATCAGCGGCTCGTCGAGCTCGCACACCATGCGCTCGGGATCGGTGATGAAATAGGGGGAGAGGTAGCCGCGGTCGAACTGCATGCCCTCGACGACGTCAAGGGTGGTTTCCATGCCCTTGGCTTCCTCGACGGTGATGACGCCTTCCTTGCCGACCTTGTTCATGGCTTCGGCGATGATGTTGCCGATGGTGGCGTCGGAGTTGGCGGAAATGGTGCCGACCTGGGCGATCTCTTTCTGGTCGCGGGTGGGCTTGGCCAGGGTCTCCAGCTCAGCCACGACCGAGGCCACGGCCTTGTCGATGCCGCGCTTGATGGCCATGGGGTTGCGGCCGGCGGCCACGAGCTTGACGCCTTCGGTGAAGATGGCCTGGGCCAGGATGGTGGCGGTGGTGGTGCCGTCGCCAGCGATGTCGGAGGTCTTGGAAGCGACTTCCTTGACCATCTGGGCACCCATGTTCTCGAACTTGTCTTCCAGTTCGATCTCCTTGGCCACGGTCACGCCGTCCTTGGTGATGATCGGGGAACCGAAGGACTTCTCGATGACGACGTTGCGGCCCTTGGGTCCAAGGGTGACCTTCACGGCGTTGGCCAGCTTGTCGACGCCTCTTTTCAGCTTCTCGCGGGCTTTGGAATCAAAAAGAATTTCTTTGGCAGCCATGTATGTTCTCCTTGCGCTAGAATACGGAATGGTTGGAGCGAAAAAGGCGCGAAGCCCTAGGCTTCGATGACGGCCAGGATGTCGTCCTCGCGCATGACGAGGAAGTCTTCGTCATCGACCTTGATCTCGGTGCCGGCGTACTTGTTGAACAGCACGAGGTCGCCCTTTTCGACATGCATCTTCAGGTGCTTGCCGTCTTCGGCCAGCTTGCCCGGACCCACGGCGATGACTTCGCCCTTCATGGGCTTTTCCTTGGCCGAGTCAGGGATGATGATGCCGCCCTTGGTGACTTCTTCCTGTTCGAGACGCTTAACCAGCACGCGATCGCCTAAGGGTTTGAGCTTCATACAATAACCTCCATGGTTTTTGGCGGATGGATTGGCTGCTGGCACTCGCTTGCGGCGAGTGCCAGCGCCGGCGGGAAACTATCTAAACACATTGGCGTGAAAGGCAAGAGGTCGGCGTGAAAAAAGTTTGGCGGGCCGGAAGATTTTGTTTTCGAAATAAGTCGCTTGTATATTTGATGATTTTTGTAAAAAACGGGCAGATGGCAGATGGTCTGCTGTTTCAGGAGGGCTTTTGGGCAGGTTTTGGGACGCAAGATACCCTTGTGAAAGGAATCACGCTGTTGCGGCGGATGGCATTTTCCAGTAAACCGCATAAACTTGACGCTCTCTCCACAGGGGCCTAGAACCATCCAATAGCAGGCGGCCGCGGTGCTAGCGGATAGTTTTGCCTCGCGGCGGAGGCGGAGCGTGTGTCCCAGGCGGTCCCCTAACCTTTTTATCGAGGTGCCTATGCTCGACACGCTGGTCTTTGTGACGGTGCTGCTGCCATTTTTGGTCGCAGCCGTGTTGCTCGTTTTGCGAGAGCAAAATGTGCGCAAGGTCATCCTGGTCGCCACGGCGGGAGTACTCATACTCGCGTCGTTGGCCATGCTTCGGGGCGGCGCGTTCATCATGTCGCCGGCGCCACTATGGGGTTCACTGGTCACCCTTGGTGACTTCCTGATCCTCGCCGTGGTGTTGCTGGTCGGCTTGAAACGCAAAAACCAGATCATCGTATGGCTCACCGTGGCCCAGATCGTCGGACTTATTTGGTTCGACTTCTTCATGATCCAGGACCACGGCGCGACGCCGGCCTTTTTCGCGGACGACCTCAGCCTCGTCATGGTGCTGGTGGTGTCCATCGTCGGTTCCCTCATCGCCGTGTACGGCATCGGCTACATGAAGGAACACGAGGAACATCTGCATCTGACCACGTCGAAACAGCCTCAGTTCTTTTTCTTCATCGTCCTGTTCCTGGGCGCCATGAACGGCCTCGTTTTGGCCAACAACATGCTGTGGATGTACTTCTTCTGGGAATGCACCACGCTGTGTTCGTTCATGCTCATCGGCCATGACGACACCGAGATCGCCCGCAAGAACGCGGAACGCGCCCTGTGGATGAACGTGCTCGGCGGCACGGCCTTCCTGTTTGGCGTCATGCTCCTGTACAAGGTCACCGGCACCCTGTCGCTCCAGGAGATCCTGGCTCGCGGACCGGAATTCGCCGTGGCCGGCGGGGCCATCCTCGTGCCCATGTTCCTGCTGGTCTTCGCCGGCATGACCAAGGCCGCCCAGGCCCCGTTCCAGAGCTGGCTCACCGGGGCCATGGTGGCTCCCACCCCGGTTTCGGCCTTGCTCCACTCCTCGACCATGGTCAAGGCCGGCGTCTACATCATCGTGCGCCTGGCCCCGATCTACGCCGGCACCTACTTCAGCAACTTCGTGGCCCTGTTCGGGGGCTTCGTGTTTTTGGCCACGGCCTGCCTGGCCGCCGGCCAGTCCAACGGCAAGAAGATCCTGGCCTACTCCACCATCTCCAACCTGGCGCTCATTATTGCCTGCGCCGGCATCAACACCCCGGCCGCCATCACCGCGGCCATCCTGCTGATCCTGTTCCACGCCATCTCCAAGGCGCTCATGTTCCTGTGCGTCGGGGCCATCGAGCAGAAGATCGGCTCCCGCGACATCGAGGACATGCGCGGCCTGTTCGCCCGCATGCCCCGCACGGCCCTGGTCGCCGTCATCGGCATCCTGACCATGATGCTGCCGCCTTTCGGCATGCTCATGGCCAAGTGGATGGCCATCGAGTCGGCCCACGGCCAGTTCCTGCTCATGATCATGCTGGCCCTGGGTTCGGGCGTCACCGTGCTCTTCTGGTGCCGCTGGGCCGGCCTCATGCTGGCCACGCCCTTTGCCAAGGCCGCTCCCGAAGCCCAGGACAGCACCATCCGGGGACCGCTCTACCTCCTGGCCGGCCTGGCCGTGGTGTTGAGCTTCTTCTCGCCCCTGGTCTACAACGGCCTGGTCGCTCCCGTGGTGGCCATGTACTATAAGACCGCGCCGTACGTGCTGCGATTCGGCAACTTTGAATCGTCCACCGGCGTCTTCCTGGTTTATCCGCTGTTTATCCTGCTTGGCCTGGGCTTTTTCTTCGCCCTGCGCCAGACCCGCAAGATCACGGCCGCCCAGGCGGTTGGCCCCTACATGTGCGGCGAGCAGACCGCCGTTGACGGCAAGCCCGGCTTCCTTGGCCCCCTCGGCCAGAACGTCACGGCCGTGTCCGGCAACTACTACCTGGAACAGTTCTTTGGAGAGGCCATGCTCTCCAAGTGGATCAACGTCATCGCCCTGGCCGTGCTGGTGATCATGCTCTTTGGAGGCGCCCTGTGATGACCAAAATCCTTCTCGCCGTCCTGGCCCTGGTCGCGGCCCCGATTCTCGGCGCGCTCATTACCGGCGTGGACCGCCGCATCACCGCCTGGCTGCAGTCCCGCTACGGCCCGCCGATCCTCCAGCCGCTCTACGACGTGCTCAAGCTCCTGGGCAAACAGCCCATGCTCGTCAACACCTGGCAGGCCCTTTGCGCCTACGTTTACCTCGTCGGCGCGGCCCTGTCCGTGGTGTTGCTCTTTACCGGCTCCGATCTGCTGCTCATCTTCTTCGTGCTGACCATCGGCGCGGTCTTCCTGGTCATGGGCGCCCTGGCCTCGCCGTCGCCCTACAGCCAGATCGGCGGCCAGCGCGAGTTGCTCCAGATGCTGGCCTACGAGCCGCTTTTGATCCTCGTGTTTGCCTCCATCGCCATGGTGACCGGTAGCTTCAAGGTCAGCGCGGTCTTTGAACTCAGCCGGCCCATGCTCTATGACCTGCCGCTGATGTTCATTGTCCTTGGCTACGCGCTCACCATCAAGCTGCGCAAATCGCCCTTTGACATCTCGGCCAGCGCCCACGCCCACCAGGAACTGGTGCGCGGCGTCTACACCGAGTACTCCGGGCCCTACCTGGCCATGATCGAGATCGCCCACTGGTACGAGGTGATCCTGGTCCTTGGCATCTGCGCGTTGTTCTGGTCCACCAGCTTTGTCGGCATGATCGTGCTCGTGGCCCTGACCTACATGGCCGAAATCATCGTGGACAACGTCACGGCGCGCCTCACCTGGCGGGTCATGCTCAAGTCCGCCGTCGGCATGGGGCTGGTCCTCACCGTGGTCAACTTGCTGTGGCTCTATGCCCAATAACCACCGAGAAGCCAAAAGAGAGAGCACGCCATGTTAGGCAATCTGATCAATCAGGGACGCATCAAATCCCCGTGGGTGGTCCACTTCGACTGCGGCAGCTGCAACGGCTGCGACATCGAGGTGCTGGCCTGCCTCACGCCCCTTTACGACATTGAACGCTTCGGCATCTTAAACATCGGCAACCCCAAGCACGCTGACGTGCTGCTCGTGACCGGCACCGTCAACCAGCGCAACAAGCACGTGCTCAAAAACATCTACGACCAGATGCCCACCCCCAAGGCCGTCATCGCCATCGGCGCTTGCGGCTGCTCGGGCGGCGTGTTCCGCGAAGCCTACAATGTCGTCGGCGGCGTGGACAAGGTCATCCCCGTGGACGTGTACGTGCCCGGCTGCCCGGCCCGCCCCGAGGCCATCATCGACGGCGTGGTGGCGGCCCTGGAAAAGGTGAAGAAACTGCTCGGCATGACCGCCTAAGGGTTGCCGAGAACTCGGATGCAACCGGGGTTTTCCCCGATTTCCAGGAGATTACCGTGCTGGAAACGATACCTCTGAGCCTCGATCAAGTCGCCGCCGTGGCCAAGGAGTGCTTTGACGACGGCTGGCGGCAGGTGACCATGTCCGCCGTGGACTGCGGCGAGGCCGGCTTTGAAATCCTGTATCACTACGACAAAGATCTGGTCATGAAGCACTACCGGCTCTCCATCCCCAAGGAGACCGTGGTGCCGAGCATCTCGCCGGTGTACTTCTGCGCGCTGCTCATCGAAAACGAGATCCGCGACCAATTCGGCATCTGCTTCTCCGACATCGTCCTCGATTTCGGCGGGGCCTTGTACCTTGAAGCTGAAGTCCGCGCCATGCCGTTCTGCAAGGTCAGCGTGGCCGAAAAACAGTCTTAAAGAGGGAAGCATATGGCCCGTACTATATTGCCGTTCGGCCCGCAGCATCCGGTCTTGCCGGAGCCGCTGCACTTAAAGCTCACCATCGAGGACGAAATCGTCGTCGAGGCCCTGCCCACCCTGGGCTATGTCCACCGCGGTCTGGAAAAACTCTGCGAAGTCCGCGACTTCAACCAGATGATCCAGATCGTCGAGCGCGTCTGCGGCATCTGCTCCTGCCTGCACGCCCTGTGCTACTGCGAAGGCGTCGAGCAGATCATGGGCGTGGAAGTGCCGCGCCGCGCCAAGTACCTGCGCACCATCTGGGGCGAGCTGCACCGCGTGCACTCCCATCTGTTGTGGCTGGGGCTTTTCGCCGACGCCTTCGGCTTCGAGAGCCTGTTCATGCAGTTCTGGCGCGT is from Solidesulfovibrio magneticus RS-1 and encodes:
- a CDS encoding FmdB family zinc ribbon protein; protein product: MPIYEYKCTKCGKEFEVLQRSFDVDEAPCEHCGAPGKRFMSNTSFVLKGTGWYVTDYKANGGCSASGNAANGSNGSAKPADAPAAEAAAPASPCASGGCSSCPSASASSADA
- a CDS encoding cobyric acid synthase, giving the protein MKEKAFPHGGNLRALAAEAGRDPSEILDASASINPLGPPPWLRDVLSAAVADLVHYPDPDCTALLEAASARYGAPASHFVAGNGTSQLLFALPRCTGLARAVIPSPAYTDYAVACHKSGMDVRRLPGSEFDGFAPQLDRIEAVLRSPSLVVIASPANPTGVVTDATAIIELAGRHPQSLFLVDEAFADFVPGFTSLAGEDRPHNVAVLLSLTKSFAIPGLRLGLLAASPDLADWVRRTLAPWSVGTLPQAVGLRALADRTFLEDTRAALPGLRQRLAEGLAGLGLTVFPSQANFLLARLSLSGPNAPEVCRRLLTEHGVALRDCTNFSGLSDRYLRLAVRPEAETDRILDALAAVLAACPMPASRPRPKTPALMVQGTTSSAGKSVLTAGLCRLLARAGYKVAPFKSQNMSLNSGVTADGLEMGRAQIVQARACRLAPDARMNPILLKPTSDLGSQVIVLGKPVGTMRVADYIAYKPTAFAAAREAYDALAGQADVMVLEGAGSPAEVNLKAHDIVNMAMARHAGASVLLAADIDRGGAYAGLLGTMECLPEAERALVAGYVLNRFRGDATLLAPANDYLAQRTGQGVLAVVPFLSDLGLPDEDSVTFKDGQSLPDTPPADPTLLDIAVIDLPHLSNATDCDALAVEPDTRLRRVREAGKLGRPDAVLLPGSKNTLADLAWLQDSGLAAALTTLAAAGTTEIVGICAGLQMLGETVADPLGLESDRGHTAGLGLLPLTTRLAAEKTLTATDAVHTPSKLPLHGYEIHHGITIIQGDAAALDIIAARADGQPLAYARKDAPIWGAYLHGLFDADAFRRQFLNTLRQRRGQEPITRLTPYDIDPALDRLADVLEERLGLATVRRLLGL
- a CDS encoding cache domain-containing protein; this encodes MRFATAAFGIILACCLLCPANAPAAQAAPPKFALALAASAAGRLDDALAAVEQSAKSLGAAYKELFRATPAMVPEDRGRLLQSYAVKDGTVAFRDLQGPCGPDPAAKAPCQSLYFYDGENFSDNLFRELAALGSLAPAMAAGYGALPYSWVYLTTPDQGFAIYPTLPLVEAVNNYKPTDKDFYTAADFAAKACGWQSPYLDLAGDGMMVTVSCPVYDGETLLAVSSRDVTISQLSGRVMADLAAIPGARAFLMNRRGKAIAVSDPRLAAAIDAINAKAEEAVVYFRADRGLAAMGLEKAEDSPDDGLNAIGEAVIERAETEKKWPMAFVSGKDMVLAARLRATGWHLVLVMPQKAVN
- a CDS encoding YidH family protein, whose product is MTDAPAPQPAASAAPDARPYDLTNPQVLLAWQRNHLANERTFLAWCRTGLALFGFSFVIERFDFFIRQLQNVPMFEGMAHKHLHTETVTLSTFGVGVLVMVVAVWRFWYIRRCINTGAKTFSPIPDIVFTVAVVGMILGLFSVFWHLIMQ
- the groL gene encoding chaperonin GroEL (60 kDa chaperone family; promotes refolding of misfolded polypeptides especially under stressful conditions; forms two stacked rings of heptamers to form a barrel-shaped 14mer; ends can be capped by GroES; misfolded proteins enter the barrel where they are refolded when GroES binds), coding for MAAKEILFDSKAREKLKRGVDKLANAVKVTLGPKGRNVVIEKSFGSPIITKDGVTVAKEIELEDKFENMGAQMVKEVASKTSDIAGDGTTTATILAQAIFTEGVKLVAAGRNPMAIKRGIDKAVASVVAELETLAKPTRDQKEIAQVGTISANSDATIGNIIAEAMNKVGKEGVITVEEAKGMETTLDVVEGMQFDRGYLSPYFITDPERMVCELDEPLILINEKKITAMKDLLPVLEQVAKMSRPLLIVAEDIEGEALATLVVNKLRGTLQVCAVKAPGFGDRRKAMLEDIATLTGGQCVSEDLGIKLENMTLADLGKAKRVIVDKENSTIVDGAGDGDKIKARVKQIRAQIEETTSSYDKEKLQERLAKIVGGVAVINVGAATETEMKEKKARVEDALNATRAAVEEGIVPGGGVALVRCVKSLTGIKAVDDDEQSGIEIVRRAIEEPLRQISGNAGFEGSIVVAKVRDGKDGFGFNAATGEYEDLIKAGVIDPKKVTRIALQNSSSVAGLLLTTEAAIAEKPEPKKDMPPMPGGGMGGMGGMY
- the groES gene encoding co-chaperone GroES, with translation MKLKPLGDRVLVKRLEQEEVTKGGIIIPDSAKEKPMKGEVIAVGPGKLAEDGKHLKMHVEKGDLVLFNKYAGTEIKVDDEDFLVMREDDILAVIEA
- a CDS encoding NADH-quinone oxidoreductase subunit 5 family protein translates to MLDTLVFVTVLLPFLVAAVLLVLREQNVRKVILVATAGVLILASLAMLRGGAFIMSPAPLWGSLVTLGDFLILAVVLLVGLKRKNQIIVWLTVAQIVGLIWFDFFMIQDHGATPAFFADDLSLVMVLVVSIVGSLIAVYGIGYMKEHEEHLHLTTSKQPQFFFFIVLFLGAMNGLVLANNMLWMYFFWECTTLCSFMLIGHDDTEIARKNAERALWMNVLGGTAFLFGVMLLYKVTGTLSLQEILARGPEFAVAGGAILVPMFLLVFAGMTKAAQAPFQSWLTGAMVAPTPVSALLHSSTMVKAGVYIIVRLAPIYAGTYFSNFVALFGGFVFLATACLAAGQSNGKKILAYSTISNLALIIACAGINTPAAITAAILLILFHAISKALMFLCVGAIEQKIGSRDIEDMRGLFARMPRTALVAVIGILTMMLPPFGMLMAKWMAIESAHGQFLLMIMLALGSGVTVLFWCRWAGLMLATPFAKAAPEAQDSTIRGPLYLLAGLAVVLSFFSPLVYNGLVAPVVAMYYKTAPYVLRFGNFESSTGVFLVYPLFILLGLGFFFALRQTRKITAAQAVGPYMCGEQTAVDGKPGFLGPLGQNVTAVSGNYYLEQFFGEAMLSKWINVIALAVLVIMLFGGAL